In one window of Verrucomicrobiota bacterium DNA:
- a CDS encoding sugar ABC transporter ATP-binding protein — protein MSSDSPKLLLEVRSIGKSFPGVRALNNINLQLKKGEVLAVLGENGAGKSTLMKILAGVQPADEGEILIDGGVVEIACVQDALNQGIALIHQELNMATNLSVGANIFLGREPQKWGLIDEATIYKDSKAFLDMVGLDVNPNTRVGELTIGRQQLVEIAKALSVDARVLIMDEPTSSLSQNESEILFEVIKDLRSRGVSIIYISHRLGEAKELADWVMVMRDGENAGELAREDINRDAMVRLMVGRDISQFYPRTIHKPGDVAVEVRNLRTTAHPLHELNFTLRAGEIVGMAGLVGAGRTDLLATMFGVTPLVGGEIIIDGETVDVQSPEDAIRSGMALVPEDRKQQGLILEMTVRENLGLATLKKESHKGIFLNEKREAEISKLMIEQMRVKTPSSRQVVRYLSGGNQQKVVLGKWLAMEPRILLLDEPTRGIDVGAKQEIYGLMEDLAGRGVAILFVSSELEEVMGMSDRTLVMHEGQITGELLREQLSEEAIMQLATGNPEAA, from the coding sequence GTGAGCTCAGACTCACCAAAGCTACTGTTGGAAGTTCGGTCAATCGGGAAAAGTTTTCCCGGCGTAAGGGCGCTCAATAATATAAACCTGCAATTGAAAAAAGGTGAAGTCCTGGCAGTCCTCGGCGAAAACGGAGCTGGTAAAAGTACCCTCATGAAAATTCTGGCCGGCGTACAGCCTGCGGATGAAGGAGAGATTCTGATCGATGGCGGTGTCGTTGAAATCGCCTGCGTTCAGGACGCATTGAATCAGGGAATTGCGCTGATTCACCAGGAGCTCAATATGGCGACGAACCTGAGTGTGGGTGCCAATATTTTTCTTGGCCGGGAACCCCAGAAGTGGGGACTCATTGACGAGGCAACCATCTACAAAGATTCCAAGGCTTTCCTGGATATGGTTGGACTCGATGTAAATCCAAACACCCGGGTCGGTGAACTTACCATTGGTCGCCAACAGTTGGTCGAAATAGCCAAGGCACTGTCCGTCGATGCGCGGGTGCTCATCATGGACGAACCGACTTCAAGCTTGTCTCAAAACGAATCTGAGATCCTTTTTGAGGTGATCAAAGATCTTCGAAGCCGTGGAGTAAGTATTATTTATATTTCTCACCGGCTGGGAGAAGCCAAGGAACTGGCTGATTGGGTGATGGTCATGCGGGACGGAGAAAATGCCGGGGAGCTTGCGCGGGAAGATATCAATCGCGACGCCATGGTTCGACTCATGGTGGGACGTGATATTTCGCAATTTTACCCGAGGACCATTCACAAACCAGGAGACGTCGCAGTCGAAGTGCGAAATTTGCGAACCACAGCCCACCCCTTACACGAATTAAATTTCACCCTTCGTGCCGGAGAGATTGTCGGTATGGCTGGCTTGGTTGGTGCAGGACGGACTGATTTGTTAGCAACGATGTTTGGAGTCACTCCACTCGTCGGTGGGGAAATTATCATCGACGGAGAAACGGTCGATGTGCAATCCCCCGAGGACGCGATTCGATCCGGAATGGCATTGGTGCCGGAAGATCGCAAACAGCAGGGATTGATTCTCGAAATGACGGTTCGCGAAAATCTGGGATTAGCCACCCTGAAGAAAGAGAGCCACAAAGGTATATTCTTAAATGAGAAACGCGAAGCGGAAATTTCCAAGCTAATGATAGAGCAGATGCGGGTCAAAACTCCGAGCTCTCGTCAGGTCGTGCGTTATCTCTCAGGCGGCAATCAGCAAAAGGTGGTCCTCGGCAAATGGCTCGCGATGGAACCCCGGATTCTCCTGCTCGATGAACCCACGCGTGGAATCGATGTTGGAGCCAAACAGGAAATCTATGGATTGATGGAAGACCTGGCGGGACGAGGAGTCGCGATTTTATTTGTTTCAAGTGAACTCGAAGAAGTCATGGGGATGTCAGACAGAACCCTGGTGATGCACGAAGGCCAGATTACAGGTGAACTCTTAAGAGAACAACTAAGCGAAGAAGCAATCATGCAGCTTGCGACAGGCAACCCCGAGGCCGCCTAA
- a CDS encoding ABC transporter permease, with translation MKNLLSKLIGNQSEGMKRVLGIFVLLMVVYIVTAIINPNFVGAYNQENLIRRTSLFGILGIGVALVIITGGIDLSLGSVVCLVGVGVPWLITDQGWAPWLTLIVAMVLPMLIGLGHGLLITKLKLQPFIVTLCGLLIYRGVTRGFTGDQTAGFGNELKGLRWIATGEIPLFPGFGIPFPAIILIVIAVSVGIFLNRTIYGRYLLALGNNEEAAKFSGINTDKMIIIAYVICSGLAGLAGLLFVLDLNLAQPVDFGNFYELYAIAAAVLGGCSLRGGSGTIIGVIIGTALLRVLRNMMNMAFLGFQRAEFAVIGVVILGGVIADELAKRAVARKRAAQKQK, from the coding sequence ATGAAGAACCTTTTATCCAAACTTATCGGAAACCAAAGCGAGGGGATGAAACGCGTCCTGGGTATTTTTGTTTTGCTGATGGTGGTCTATATAGTGACCGCGATCATCAATCCAAATTTTGTTGGTGCCTACAACCAGGAGAACTTGATTCGCCGCACCTCCCTTTTTGGGATTCTGGGAATAGGCGTTGCCCTGGTAATTATAACCGGTGGTATCGATTTGTCTCTCGGCTCGGTGGTTTGCCTGGTGGGGGTTGGTGTGCCGTGGCTCATTACAGATCAAGGGTGGGCACCCTGGCTGACTTTAATCGTGGCAATGGTTTTACCCATGTTGATTGGGCTCGGTCATGGTTTGCTCATAACGAAACTAAAACTCCAACCCTTCATCGTCACACTCTGCGGCTTGCTTATTTATCGAGGGGTCACCCGAGGCTTTACCGGAGATCAGACGGCTGGATTCGGCAACGAGCTTAAAGGACTCCGATGGATTGCAACGGGTGAGATCCCTTTGTTTCCAGGTTTCGGTATCCCCTTCCCTGCCATCATCCTTATTGTGATCGCTGTATCAGTAGGTATTTTTCTCAATCGAACGATATACGGACGTTATTTGCTGGCCTTGGGAAACAACGAAGAGGCGGCCAAGTTCAGTGGAATTAACACAGACAAAATGATCATTATCGCCTACGTGATTTGCTCAGGTTTGGCTGGATTGGCGGGATTGCTGTTTGTCCTGGATCTCAACCTGGCCCAGCCAGTCGACTTCGGAAACTTTTATGAATTGTATGCCATTGCAGCAGCTGTTTTGGGCGGTTGCAGTCTACGTGGAGGTTCGGGCACTATCATTGGCGTTATCATTGGAACCGCCCTACTCCGCGTATTGCGAAACATGATGAACATGGCGTTCCTTGGATTTCAGCGGGCAGAATTCGCCGTTATTGGCGTGGTCATACTGGGTGGAGTTATTGCCGACGAGTTAGCTAAACGCGCTGTAGCGAGAAAACGAGCCGCACAAAAGCAGAAATAA